A window of Pangasianodon hypophthalmus isolate fPanHyp1 chromosome 29, fPanHyp1.pri, whole genome shotgun sequence genomic DNA:
TCTGATTCAAGTTTTTTAAGTAAGGGattaatatttgctttaaaCAGATCAGTGTATGAACGAGTAATATTTATTCCTAAGTATTTAAATCATGATTTTGATATACAAAAGGGCAAGTATGTATCTGTAATCTGATCTGCCATATGATTTATAGGGAAGCATATACTTTTAGAGAAGTTTAATTTATAACCTGAAAAGTACCCGTactcttttaatattttcacaaCTTCAGAGACACATGACAGTGGGTCAGTTATATATAATAACAGATCGTCAGCATATAGAGAGGCTTTATACTCTACACCCATTCTTTTAATACCACGAATAGACTGTGATGATCTGACTACTGATGATAATGGCTCTATAGCCAAAATAAATAGCAAAGGGCTAAGGGGGCATCACTTCAGGATTACTCTCTGATGCAGGAGAATGCACAACATTAAGAAGTTTCCTAATATTAGTGAAGGAGTGGCACCCTTTTATGAAGCCTGTCTGGTCTTGTGAAATAATATCTGGTATGATATACTCTATTCTAAAGGCCAGCACTTTAGATAAAATTTTAACGTCTACATTTAGTAAGGAAATAGGTCTATAAGAACTACAGTCAAGGGCATCTTTATCTGGCTTCAGGAGAACTGTGATATGGGCCTGCGTAAGACTTGATGGCAGTTTTGATTGATCAAGAGAGTGATTGAACATATTAAGAAGCAAAGGGGACAATTGTAAGGAAACTTTTTTATAAAACTCGACAGGAAATCTGTCTGGTCCCGGAGCTTTACCACTCTGCATGGCTCTGATTGAATCCTCTATCTCTTGAAGTTGTAGTGGTTTATCAAGATTACTCTTATGATCTAATTTAACTGTGGGTAGGTTAACATTAGCCAAAAATGTTGACATGAAAGAGTCATCATGTGGAAATTCTGAACTGTACAGATCtgaataatattaatgaaaaatagaATTAATTTCCTGGGGATCTACTGTAGTTTCTTGCGATGTTTTCCTAATCTTTGGAATAAGCCGAGATGCTGATTTACTTTTTAACTGTTGAGCAAGAAGACGGCCTGCCTTTTCACCGTGTTCGTAAAACCTGGCATGGGCAAAAACTAAAtcatgttctgttttttctgttgataataaatcatattttgtCTTAAGACAAAGTTTTTCTCTATATAGTTCTGCCATTGAGGCCTTAGCATACTGATGGTCAGTGTTCTGTATAGATTCAGTTTctcctgtgtttttttcctttctttattccATGAGGCAGAGAACGATGTTATTTCTCCCCTTATTACAACCTTAAATGTCTCCCATAATAGTGATGGTGATATAGAATCTGTTTTATTAGTTAGTAGAAAATTGTCAATCACACAAGATATGAAttggcaaaagtttgcatctgaAAGTAAAGTTGTGTTTAGCCTCCATACTGGCCGTGTTGGGTAgttataagaaaaacaaatatcaaGAATTACGGGGGCGTGGTCTGATTCGACAATAGCAGAGTATTCTATGTTTTTTATTGCCGGGATAAGCCTTTTATCAGTAAAGAAATAATCTATCCTTGAGTACATCAGATAGACATGTGAAAAGGAAGAGAATACTTTTTTATCAGGAAAAAACCTCCATGGATCCACACAGCCAATTTGAGTCATATATCCAGCAAAAATCtgagacatttttaaaagaggtACAGTTTTAGGGTTGGAACGATCCATAGCTGCATCCATCACGGAATTCAAATCCCCACCAAATATAAGATGGTAAGTGTATAAATCTGGTAACAAGGAAggtatttttttcacaaaattaacGTCATCCCAGTTGGGTGCGTAGACACTGACCAGGACTACTGGTGTGCTGAAAAGATGGCCAGATACAATAATGTACCGCCCTTGGGGATCTGAAATCGTTCCAGATGCAGTAAATTGTACTCTTTTATGAATTATAATGGCTGCACCTCTAGCCCTATGGTTAAAGCGAGAGTGGTAAACCTGGCCAACCCAAGTTTTTCTAAGTCGGTTATGATCTTCAATGCGTAGGTGTGTTTCCTGTAGAAAGGCTATTTCTGTTTTTAGTCTCTTAATATGCGTAAATATGCGAGTTCTTTTCACTGGTCCATTTAACCCTCTAACATTCCAGCTAACAAAGCGTACTGCTGACCCTCCGGGACTTTTCACTTTATTGTCCATATCTGCCATTATTTATCAACAACTGTCTGTGTGCCCAAATATTGTATCCACAATAAGATGTATCCTCTGTCTGTGACTGggaggagggagaggggaggggaggaaaaggaaaaaacaaacaaaaaaaaaacccagcaaatAGTAAACCTTGATAAACAACCAAAACTATAATACATTCTAGATTTGTCCATTGAACGAAGACAAACCACAGCTCACAACAATCTCTCAGCTCCGGATAATCCAAGTCCATATACGTTTCATTCTTTTCCCCAGAGCTCCCAAAGTAATCAAAGTTAAGcataaaatgcaaattcaagCATACAAATAAGTGTATAAACAGACCTGAAGcgctattaataaatacagtaccGCATAATAACAAATAAGTGTATAAGCAGATCTGAAGcgctattaataaatacagtactgcATAATAACAAATAAGTGTATAAACAGATCTGAAGcgctattaataaatacagtactgcATAATAACAAATAAGTGTATAAGCAGATCTGAAGcgctattaataaatacagtactgcATAATAACAAATAAGTGTATAAACAGATCTGAAGcgctattaataaatacagtaccGCATAATAACAAATAAGTGTATAAACAGATCTGAAGcgctattaataaatacagtaccGCATAATAACAAATAAGTGTATAAACAGATCTGAAGcgctattaataaatacagtaccGCATAATAACAAATAAGTGTATAAACAGATCTGAAGcgctattaataaatacagtactgcATAATAACAAATAAGTGTATAAACAGATCTGAAGcgctattaataaatacagtaccGCATAATAACAAAACTCTAGACGCAAGACATCAATTTTTTGCCAATCTACAGTGGAGTTGTTCATCATGAATACGATTGAATGGTCTGTAAATTAGCTCAGCTAAATAAAGTGCATTGTGTGATATAGCAGACCAATCACTGAAAGTGTTTTAAACCTTATCATATATAAAGTCAGTGACATAttcaatgaatgaaaataaggCGTCAAGGAAGAGACATATAAATCACCCTAAAACAGAAGGTGCACACCTATTGCTTGAAGTTAGACCTAATACTCAGGATCTAGGATCAAGAATATAACCaatgaattataaaaaataaggcATTGCATTTATCCTCACAGAGAAAAACCTATAAACCCCTCTAAAACAGAAAGTGCACTTAGAAACAGGGGTGTCCTGAAAAGGCTTTTCCAGTTATCATGGTGTCTCAGGCCTGCCTAAAAGTCAACATGTCTCTTCTGTAATTCACAATATGGTTGCAATGATACCAGGAGTTATTCACGTGTAGCAATCCGCTGAGTAAAACTGCTGAGCTTCCTCAGGCGTATTGAAGAGGAATGTCTCGTCCTCATGATGAACTCGTAGTCGTGCTGGATGAAGCAACTGGAATCGCACATTCTTCTGATACAGCAGCTGTTTGCCGTTTTTAAATGTGGCGCGCTTTCTGGCGAGATCGGCGGAGATGTCTGAATAGATTCTCAAAGTCGAGCCCTTGTATTTTGCCTCATTCTGTCTGGCCCATCTTAGcgctttctccttctcctgcaATGTGTGAGAACATAGAGCCAGTGGCCGGGGAGCTCGACCTTCCTGTGGTTTTGGACCCAGTGATCGGTGTCCTCGTTCTAGCTCGGGAGGCTTTTCAAAACCTTCCTGACCCACGACTTCCATTAGCATCTCGGACACGAGCTTGACAGTAGACTGGCCTTTCTCGCTGTTTCTCTCTGGAACGTTTAAAATCCGGAGATTTGCTCTCCGTGACCGGTTTTCCAAGTCATCAACTCCATCCATAAGCGTCGCGTTTTGCTCTTGAAGAGTTTTGATAGCTTTTTCCGAAAACTTCCCGCTCGCGAGTGTCTCTGTGGCGCACAGGCGGGACTGAAAACTAGCCAATGTCTCTGTTAAAGCGTTCACCGATGTCTGAAGCGGCACCATGGCCTCTTGAATCAGAGCTGAGATTCTTCTTTTATCGAAGCTCGTTGCTTTGTTAACTCCGTTACTAGCTGGCTCATAGAGACTCCGTCGTTATCTGCAGGGATTTCTTCACATTTCCCTGCGCTAGCCATCGTTGCTAATTTGCTAGCTGTGCTGGTTGTCGTTGTTGGCGGGACATTTACTGCTGATTTGTTCTTGCTCATCTTGCTGTATCAGTGCGATTGCACTAAGCACTGTTTTAACACTTATAAAAACGTTTTGATTACTTAAATGACACTATTAAAGCATATACATCATCTAGCTCTAGTCTTTCTACATTCCACCTCTGAAACTTAATAACTTGCTTTTCCTCACTTTAGCATTTAGCAAAGTATCTGTCATTACTAATTACAGATTTGTACTGGCATATTACTTTtagattatttaaatgattttttgcactttttttaaaaattagatattggatattaatttaatattaaatctaCATACTGTCACTGCtcttatttactgcatttttttgtaataatctattttactgttttatttttggccaacttttttttttttttttttttacatcagacagtaaaacactttgagcTGCATTAGAAATGTATGAAAGGTGCTTTATAAATAACGTTCCTTGTTATTAGTatcactttgtttttgttttttttttgttttttttgagaatTTGAATTTCAtagaataatttttaaaagaaatgaaaactttttgttttggggggggggcaaatatttataacatcataataacaatatttaaacaatttaaaaatgcttgTATAATTTAGAAGTTGGCACACACCTTCAGGGTCTGATAGTTGTCCATTTCTAGTCTTTAAAGAAAGCATTTTACCTAAAATGGTGGAATGTAGATGAGCTCAGCAGCAGAGATCACAAACCTGCAGTCACAGTAAATAACAACAAACTCCTGTCGACCATCACACGCTTCAGGTGTCATAATGTAAACCCCAAGCACCTGTGAACAATGTGCCAAATAATTCAGATACAAAAAAGTAGGAAAGTATTAGTTAGTATTTGTTTAACtgttagataataataataataataataataataataataataataataatcatagtaACAGAtagaaaaagatgaaaataaaaggaataatatTGATGATCTAATTATTAGTGCTGtttgcagcatttatttctgaaatgttgATAATGCATTTGGCTCaaagtacgtgtgtgtgtgtgtgtgtgtgtgtgtgtgtgtgtgtgtgtgtgtagttttggcTCTAACCTGAGGGAGTTCCTGGTGCTGGAGTACGCCTCTGGACTCTTCTCTCATCACAGGTGAGACATCCATCTTCACATTACACACTCGACACTGTGCTTTACCTCCATCTACAACATACAGCACAAGCGTCCTTACAGCTGCATCACCTGATTCCACAACtgaacaaagtgtgtgtgtgtgtgttaaaaagtTTCTTTTGTGGCTCCAATAATGTACTATAGGCACATTTAGTGCACTGTCTACCATGATGTAGTACCCAGTGTAGTGAGCATTCATAGCACATAGGAAAATATTTGGGATTCACCCATTTGTCCCGCTTTCCCTAAGAAACATATAATCAAGCTAAATATCAGTGCTAAGGGGCAGAAACATGTGGAAGTAAAGAAATATAATTcagttcacttttatttgtgtagcgcttttacCAGtggacgttgtcacaaagcagctttacagaaatgaatacattcaggatgtaaattgtaaatgtctgaatttatccctaatgagcgagtcagagaggcggtggagaggaaaaactccctgagacgacatgaggaagaaacctggagaggaaccagactcagaaggatATAATGCATCTGAATCATTACTGTATCTAATAAAATGAtgatttgtgcttatttttctcattttcactctctgtgactctctgtgtgtgttaaagactCTGAGAATACTGAAAGTTTGAAGAATTAAActtttgattaatatttatacacGTTTATTActattgtattaaaataatatttatacgTGTCACactattgtattaaaaatatatcctaTTTATGACTTAAACACCTACGTGATGTGTACACCTggctctgctctgtgtgtgtgtgtgtgtgtgtgtggcagctagCGGTGGATTATTTCGATCACTGCCCCGAGTTCGGCCGTGTTTATCTGGAGCTGCAGATGGAGAGAGTGCCGCTGGAGACGGAGCGCAAAGCGCTAAAGGAGCTCAGGATCTGTGAACAGAGACAGATGAACGagcaaggtacacacacacacacacacacacacacaaccacacacagaaAGATTGTGTGACTTCTGTAATCTGTAATTATCTGTTATGCTTATGGAattgtaactgtgtgtgtgtgtgtgtatgtgtgtgtgtgtatgtgtgtgtgtgtatgtgtgtgtgtgtgttgcagtgcgcAGTATCTGTAAGATCATGGCTAAAAGGGCTCTCAGTAATAACAGACTGGGTTCTGCTCTCTCCTGGAGTATCAGAGCTAAAGACGCAGCCTTCGCCACACTCATCTCTgagaggtctgtgtgtgtgtgtgtgtgtgtttcaaagaAACTTACTAAGttttcaaaatgtcttttttattttttttaactaatgtCATCACTTCCCCGAAAGTTCAAGCAGAAAAGCTCTGTGGCTCCAATAATtagccaaaatattactgtatatattttaaataatgagccttatatttaaatagttgtaGTATgtttataaaacactttttaaaaatgattttattttgatttacagTTAAACAGTCCCTGAACTGCAATATATTTGAGAATCCCTGCTTCATGAAAGTCTTATACACTTATTTTATATCTTGTGCAATATtgtttcagtacaaaaacagtgAACTTGAATGAACTTAAAAGTGTAATGTTAcagatcatttttatatattattccaaaaaatatatatttatatatatatatcaatgaGTAGATAAATATATCCTCAGGACTCTGTGGGATTTTTACCTGCTGAGCCAAAATCTGCACAAACAAAGGCGTCTTTGTGCTAGAATTCATTTCCActgctgtatattttatttctgatcgCAACAGAAACACTTTCTCAGAGAACACTGATATATAATGCTGCTCAACAGTATAATAATTCAATGCtctttttattagtatttaatatttctgagCTGCTGCATGTGCTGTGCAGGTTTCTGCAGGATTACTGCACACGCGGCTCGTTCTCTGATCTGGATCTGATCGATAACCTCGGACCTGCCATGCTCCTCAGCGACAGACTCACATTCCTCGgtatctgctgtgtgtgtgtgtgtgtgtgtgtgtgtaacgttCCTCAGTTCTCtccttgttttaaaaaaactttagcaTTGCACCTGAAAATCGCTTTTTTGGGTCTCATTATTTGAGtctcatatacatatatatatgtgtgtgtgtgtgtgtgtgtgtgtgtagggaagtACCGTGAGTTCCACCGGCTGTACGGAGAGAAGAAGTTCACAGAGGCAGCGAAGCTCCTGCTCTCCCTCATGACGGCAAAGATCGCTCCTCACAGCTTCTGGATGACTCTGCTCATAGACGCCCTGCCCTTACTGGAGCAAAAagaggtatatacacacacacacacacacacacacacacacacacacagcacagaggtcaggcactgatgttggtgaggaggtctggggtgcagtcggtgttccagttcatcccaaaggtgttcagtggggttgaggtcagggctctgtgcaggacactcgagttcttccactccaaccttcacacaccatgtcttcatggagctcgctttgtgcacaggggcattgtcatgctggaacaggtttgggcctcttagttccagtgaagggaaactgtaaagctacagcacacagagactttctatacaattgtgtgcttcagactttgtggcaccagtttggggaagaaccacatatagctgtgatggtcaggggtgcacatacttttgccatATAGCGTATCATGTATCCATGATTGCGTGTGAGAGGAATTGAACACCGAGCAGCTCTCACTGTGAGGGTGAATAACAGCAGCTCAAGAACATCATGTGTTTGAGGATTTTTTTCTAcccaataaaaaaattgtacccactttaaatgtaataaataaaaaactagcTAATGTGGTTCAGTTGATGGCTCTGGTGCAGTGTGACTGAGTGAAAcatgcttctgtgtgtgtgagatcctCATGTACATAAACTGTGTGAAGATTTCAATCACAGAAGTTAAATATAGACTTAAATGGGATATTTCCTGTGTTTAAAGCGTGAGGTTGGCATGATGTTTGTATGGAATTGTTTTTTAGTAatcccaggtgtgtgtgtgtgtgtgtaggtgatctTTTCAGTGGATCAGACCCATGAACTCATGTTCTGTCTGGAAGAGCTGACCTCTGACAACAGCAAGCTCCAACCAGAGCGTCTAGCACAGGTataacacgcacacacgttCTTGTTTTTCTCGAGGTTTTGACTCTgtcataaatcatttatttcccTGTTAATTTCATTATCAGCACAAACTGAAATGTACATGATGGAGCAATATGAAGAAAATATACTTTTATGACACTTGAAGTCATTTTCACGGTGGATGATGTGTGTCAGGTTATTTAACAACAGCGCATTTAAAACTCTTCACAAAGAAACAATTTAACAAAGGAAGAGGCACGTtgctaagtgttttattcctcttacaccacagcaatttaataaggtttacaaattttattaattaaaaaagaaccATTATAGATGCTTTGTTAAGTTTATTGTAAAAATTCAAGCTAAGTAAAAGTGAGTTCCTGTCTCTGTCCTTcccttaaagttacagctttacctctgactgttacaaagcgccgacactggagactccttccttaaatgttaaataaacatctccttacagaagacttcaccatatcaacaattacacacatttatttcatctgtttatgtggagcgtctgctgtacacgttcCTGTGattgagccgttactatagaaacgataccgtATTAGAACGaaggcattaatataatcctgtgatttgcagctgcactactgtcagagctgctgttctagaaaattaatcaacaccttctgatcaatcacaatccagaactgaAGAAGCTCCatggtatactgtatatgcaattttgtgtgtttctgtttttcaggatGATGATGTCGAGTCCACAAAGCTGGAGCTGCTGCGATTGGCTCTGGTGCGTAACCTGGCGATGGCCATCGTGAAGGAGGGAACAGTCGaggcctaaacacacacacactctcacacactccaggTTCATTAATTCACACAAAGCCCTCACGTTATCTCACTGCACTGtatataaaactaaatgaatgaaatgttttgacagtttaattaaaaaaaagcttttgttaCTGGTTTTGCAAAAACTGTCTCGTTTCTCCAGatccttcactgtgtgtgtaacagataatatatattttgttgttagacacatttattttaaataactgttGAGAAATGAGTTTTATTGCTACAAAATTCATGGTAAATACATAAGCTAATTttatacagcaaaaataataatactgtatgatgtaaattatattgtatttatatattcatttcttCAAAATGTACCGTATTTGATACCATCAAAAAACAGGGATCAGCtatcagagaaaataaagaacataggtctgatcctgtaacaaaaGATCTAAATTATATTAAACCAAAGGACAAAGTGATAAACGTGACTTGTAGCGAGTCTCCTAGGAGCTTCCTCACATAAACTCCTCAGATGCCAAGTCCTGTGAGAATCCCACCAATGTCTTGAAACTGCTCCTGTCCATTTCAGCTCCATCTTCCACTGACTGGGTTCAGTTCCAATTCGTGTGGTTTTTCACCTGCTCTTCCAAATTATTCCCTCAGGTTTTCTCTGGGATTGAGGAAATTATTGTAGAATTGTGTGTAGTCTAATCAAAATCTAAAAGACAAATATCTGAATTAATAACCAAAAACTAGACTGTGGTACTTCATGATCAACAGCA
This region includes:
- the LOC117596434 gene encoding uncharacterized protein LOC117596434; protein product: MVPLQTSVNALTETLASFQSRLCATETLASGKFSEKAIKTLQEQNATLMDGVDDLENRSRRANLRILNVPERNSEKGQSTVKLVSEMLMEVVGQEGFEKPPELERGHRSLGPKPQEGRAPRPLALCSHTLQEKEKALRWARQNEAKYKGSTLRIYSDISADLARKRATFKNGKQLLYQKNVRFQLLHPARLRVHHEDETFLFNTPEEAQQFYSADCYT